ACCCTAAAGAGTGTGTCGTTCCGGCACCATCCCGGTCTGGACGTCCCGGGCGTACAAGCCGCTGGAGCCCGCACGAGACGTATGGACCGACAGGCTGTCCGCCGCGAGTGGGACGCCATCGCCGAGACGTACGCCCGCCAGCGCGACCCCTCCGGGTCGGACGCGGCGCTGCTGGAGGACCTCGTGGACGCGCTGGGACCCGACCCGCTCGTCCTCGATGTCGGCTGTGGTGATGGGGCGCGCACGCTGGCGAACCTCCCGGACGGCGCGATCGGACTCGACGTCTCGCGGCGCGGGCTCGAACTCGCGACAGAGACGGTCCCCGAAGCGCGCCTCCTCCAGGGCGACATGCTCGCGATTCCCCTCCGGAAGGCGTCCGTCGACGCCATCACCGCCTATCACGCGGTGTTTCACGTCTCCCGGGATCGCCATTCCGACGTCTATCAGGAGTTCGCTCGCGTCCTGAAGCCGGGCGGGCGCCTCCTGATGACGCTTCCGGGGGGTTCGTTCGAGACCGTCCGCCGGGGCTGGATGGGCGGGCGGATGTTCTTCTCGGCACCCGGTCGCGACCGCACGCTCGCGCAGTTGCGCGAGGCCGGATTCGGCGACCTTCAGACGCGCGTCGTCGACGATCCACTCGGCAGCGACAGCGAGTTCGTCTTCGCGACCCGGGAATGAGGTCGAGCACTGGAGGTGGCTCTGTTGAAACCCGCAACAGTTGAGAGAACTGGCGTGCGACATATAGGGCGCATATCCCGTACACGCCACCTTCAGTAGTTAAGACCGCACTTCTCGATGCAGAGGGTCAAAACTCGGCTAAGAACTCACACGAAATCTTTCTGTTCCACCATCTCAATCACAAACCGTGCTCCGCCATCAGTTCCATCAGCTACAGACAGCTCCCATCCATGGGCTTTCACTATCCGTTTGACGATGGTCAACCCGAAACCAGTACCACCCTGTGCTGACGAATGGCCGGGCTCGAATACTTCATCACGCTTTTTTACTGGAATTCCTGTCCCATCGTCTTCGACGTAGATTCCCCGCTCATTGTGACGACCGACACGGACGGTCACGTCGGACCCACCGTGTTCAACAGCATTGCGGAACAAGTTCTCGAAAACGTGCCGTAGCCGGTCTGGATCACCTTGGAAAGTCATCTCATCGACAATGTTGATCTTTGCGTTTTTCGTGTCTACTGTCCCCCAGCACTTCCCGACGAGGTCAGTCAAGCTGATCGACTCGGTTTCGCTTATTGTGTCGCCCTGACGAGCAAGCGTCAACGTGTCCTCAACGATTGCCTCCATCCGGTCGAGCGCTCGAAGTAGTGGATCGAGATGATCGCTTTCAACCTGCTCGGCGAGGAGCGTTGCACGCCCCTGTGCGACATTAAGCGGATTGCGCAAATCGTGGGACACGACACTCGCAAACTCTTTGAGGCGCTCGTTCTGCTGGTGTAACTGTCTTTCCTGCTCGACGCGTTCGGTCACGTTCCGAGTAACCCCGACCAGACGCGTGATTTCACTCTCATTGACCACCGGGGCAAGCTTCGTCTGCCAGAAGCGTGCTCCTTCGCCGACCTGGAGTTCCTCCTGGTACGAGATTGGTTCGCCAGCGTTGACACAGCGGTGATAGTTCGCTTCTAACTCAGCACCCTGCTCCTCACCGAACACATCACGTGGTGTCTGGCCCTGCACCTCCTCTGTCGTAATTCCGGTCTGGCGCTCGTAGGAGGGGCTGAGTCGTTCGAATTCAAATCGAACACTATCCTCACTTTCTTCGACATTAATGAGAAAGATGGCATCCTCGACGTTGTTCAAGAGGGCTTCGTACTCTTCGGCGAGTTCCTGGGCTTCGGCCTCGTACTGCTTTCGCTCAGTGATATCCCGACTGCTAAGGAGAACCCCATCGATCAGATCATCGTCAAGTCGATTCCGCATTGTGGCTTCGATCCAGCGCCACGAACCGTCGGCGTGGCGAAATCGGACTTCGACAGTCTCGGATTCAGACGGGTTCGAGAGAACGGTTTCCAGCGCGTCGGCGTTTCGTTCCCGGTCTTCGGGGTGGACGAACTCGTATCCTTCGTTGTCAACCAATTCGTCGGGATCGTAGCCGAGAATCCGTGTGACAGCCGGACTGACGTAGGTTATCGTCCCGTCGGGATCAACGACTGTTGCGAGATCGTTTACCTCCTCAACGAGTGTCCGATACCAGTCAGACCCGTATTTGCCGTTCTCTCGGGGAGTCATATCGTCTGCCATTAGTCGTAATGTGTCCAGTACACATGTATCCATTTTGAACTTGTGTCCCCACCCCAATAGAAGCGACCCTCATTTCAGTACGTATACGTGTAGTTAGCAAAAATTACTGACTACACGCTCTATATCTTGCACGCTCTTACAGACAGGTACCCAGTAGTTCGTCGCAATCATGCTACATACAGCGCGCATATCGGTCATTTCCAGAAGTCACAGACGCGAATTAGTAATGCCCGATTTCGACAATATTATACAAGACTGGAATCTACCGTCGATATGATGCCCCTCCAAATGTTTGGAATCAACCCACTCGGTAGTTTAGTGCTGGCACTCGTGGTCCCGCTCGTCATCGTTGTCTTCGGAACGTACGTGGGAGTGCTCATGGCGCTTCAATCGTTCTTCGGTGAGTCGTCGTGGCAGGACGTCTCGACCGAGTGAAACGTTCGCCCGCCAACCCCCGATGCAATTGGGATGGTCAATTGACCCCGGTAGTGGGTGATAGATACACGCACTGTATTCAGCACGGCTGCTGAAACCTATCTTCTATCAAGGGTTTCGACGAGACTCTGGATATCGGAACTATCGGAAATCACCCGGTTCCGTTTATGGGGCTGGCGGCCGACGGTGCCAACGTGATCACGGACGCGCGAGTCCTCCAGACGGAATTCGTCCCCAGCGAGGTCGTCCACCGCCACGCGGAGGTCGACACGATCGCCGGGGCACTGGAGCCGCTGGTCGACGACGACCGGCCCGAAGACGCCCTGCTGTTCGGACCGACCGGCGTGGGCAAGACCTGCGTCGCTCGCTACACCGTCTCGCGTCTCCGCGAGCAACTGCTGGATCTCCGAACGTGCTACGTCAACTGCTGGTCCGACCGCACTCGCTTTCGCGTCCTCTATCGGCTGCTCGACGCCATCGACCGAACCGTCGATGTCCACCGGCGCTCGACGCCGAAAGACGAACTGCTCGATCGGCTTCGCGAGGCCGACGACCACCCCTACGTCGCGGTGTTAGACGAGGCCGACCAGCTCGAAGATCCCTCGCTGCTGTACGACCTCTCGCGGCTGCCCCACCTCACCCTGGTCGTCGTCGCCAACCGCGAGACGGACCTGTTCGCCTCGCTGAGCGAGCGGACGAGTTCGCGCCTGCAATCGAGCACCCGACTCAGCTTCGACCGCTACGGCACCGACGAACTCGTCGCCATCCTACAAGGCCGCGCCGAGCAGGGGCTCGAACCCGGTGCGATTTCCGATTCGCAACTGCGTCGGATCGCCGACGCCGCCGCCGGCGACGCCCGGATCGCGATCGGGACGCTCCGGTCTGCGGCCCGGACTGCAGAACGCGAAGACGCCGACGCCATCACCGACGCGATGCTCACCGACGCCATCCCCGACGCCCGCGAGACGGTCCGCCAGCGGGCGATCGACCAGCTGACCGACCACCAGCGCGTCTGCTACCGGATCGTCGCCGAAGCCGGCGAGATCGAACCCGGCGACCTCTACGAGCGCTACCGTGAGCGCGTCGACGAACCTCGGACCCGCCGCACGGTGCGAGACTACCTGTCGAAACTCGACCACTACAACCTCGTCCGCGCGAGCGGGGAGAAACGCGGCCGGACCTACCACGCGGTCGGCAGATCCGAGTAACGGAATATCGGAAATCACCCGGTCAGGCCTTTTGCCCCGTCGGGCCTCGCTCCGGCTATGCCAGACGCGATCGACCCGGACCCCGATCCGGGCCTGACGCTGCTCGAAACGCCCGCTGCACAGTCGACGGCCGTCCACGAGTTTGCCCTCGCCACGCTCGAAACCGCCGGCGAGGCCTACTGGATCGACGCGGCCAATACCGCCACGACGCGCGTGCTGTTCGACCTCGCCAGGGACGATCGGCACCTCCGGGGGCTCCGGATCGCCCGGGCGTTCACCGCCTACCAGCACCACCAGCTCGTCCGCCGCGTGGTCGAGCGAGTCGGGGCCCGCACCGCGCTGGTGGTCGTCCCGAACGTCGGAGCGCTCTACGGCGACGCCGATCTGGCCGACTGGGAGGCCGCCGACCTGCTGGAAGCGAGCCTCCGATATCTCTCGGAACTGGGCCACGCCGCCGACCTCCCCGTGATTGTGACGACCGCCGGCGACGGCGAACACGCCGATACCTGCCGGGAACACGCTGACAGCGTCGTCACGTGTCGCGAGACGCGGTTCGGCCACGCCTTCGAGGGCGGGGGCGTCGAGACGACCGCCTACCGCTGCGGCCGGTTCTGGCAGACGACGATCCCCTACTGGGTCGAGTTGTGTGGAACCGTCCCGGCCGTCGAATTTCCGATAGTCCCGGGTCTGGACCACGCGCCAGCCGTCGGCCAGCGGACCCTGGAGGTCTGAGATGGGCCGAACGAGCCCCACCTACCGGGACCTGCTCAGGGGGGTCGAATCGGATCTCGATCCCTTCCGGCGGGCGCTCCGGCGGGAGTCCCAGTGCGATTTCGACCGGCTGTTCGAGCGCGCCGACCGCCACGCCGACGCCGCGGCCTACCTGAACCCGACCGACCCCGAGCGCGCCGTGCTCTGGTCGATCCTGCTCTCCCAGGAGCGAGCGATCCGCCGCCTGCAGGCCGCCTACGAGGACGATCTCGACACGATCGAGGCCGGAGGGCAGCGATGCTGACCGCCGAGTTCGACGGCCAGACGGTCCGGCACTGGCACGTCGATCCGGGCGGCGGCGTCCACGTCGAGCGCGAGCAGTTCCATCCGACTGTGTACGTCGCGAGCGACCGCGATCTGGGTTCGCTTGCCGACGCGCTCACTGGCGATCCGAAGGTCCGCGAGACGGCGTTCGAGCGCTGGCGGACGAATCTCCACGATCGCGAGCCACAGCGCGTTCTGGGGGTCACGCTCGACCGCGCCGCTGACGTGCGGCCGTTCGCCCGCGAGGTCAAACACACCCACGAACGCGGAGACCACCCGCCAGGGACCTACCGACTGTACAACGTCGACCTCACTCCGGGCTTCCGATACTGTCTGGCGACCGGGAGGGAGCCGACACCCAGTCGAAGCCTCCGGACGACCCGCCTGTCGCTCCCCGAGCGATCGCTGGTCGACGAGACGCTGGAGGGGTTGCGGCTCGACGGCGAGCGTCTCGACGGGACCGACCAGCGAAAGCGCGAGTCCCTGCGCGAGCACCTCGCGTCTCACGATCCAGACGTGCTCGTGCTCTCTGCGGGTGAGCTCGTTCCGCACCTCGCCGGCGACGGGACCGCGAACGTCGGGGCCGCAGACGACACCACTGGCGCGAACGGCGTCGACCTCGGCCGCGGGCCCGGCTACGAGTGTCTCGCGGGCGCGAACGTCTATCACAGCTACGGCCAGGCAGGCTACTCGCCGGCCCGATACGACATCCCCGGGCGGGTGCTGATCGACCGCTCGAACAGCTTCCTGTGGGGCGAATCGAGCCTCGACGGCATGCTCGACCTCGTCGAGCTGTCCGGCCGGCCGCTGCAGGAACTGTCCTGGGCGTCGATCGGGACAGTCCTGACTGCCATCGAGATCCGCGAGGCCCTCGACCGGGGCGTGCTCGTCCCCTGGAACAAGTGGGAACCGGAGGCGTTCAAATCTCCGTCCCGACTGTACGATGCGGACAGGGGCGGCTTCATCTTCGCCCCCGAAGTTGGCCTCCACGAGGACGTCCACGAACTGGACTTCGCCTCGCTGTACCCCTCGATCATCCGCGAGTACAACGTCAGCCCCGAAACAGTGGACTGCGACTGCCACGACCGGGCAGACGTCCCCGAGGTCGGCTACAGCGTCTGTGACCGGTCGGGCTTTCTCCCCGACGTTCTGGACCCGCTGCTGGATCGACGAGCCGAACTCAAACGGCAGATCGACGCGGCCGACGATCCCGAACGCGTGGCGGCGCTGGAATCACGATCGGGGGCACTCAAGTGGATCCTCGTCGCCTCGTTCGGCTATCAGGGGTATCGCAACGCCAAGTTCGGCCGCATCGAGTGCCACGAGGCGATCAACGCCTACGCCCGCGAGATCGCCCTGCAGGCCAAGCAACGCCTGGAGGCCGGCGGCTGGCGCGTCCTCCACGGCATCGTCGACAGTCTGTGGGTGACGCCCGCCCGAAGCGATCCCGAACCACTGGAGCGAATCGTTGCAGACATTTCGGCCTCGGTAGGAATCGATCTCGAACGCGACGGCCGCTACGAGTGGGTGGCCTTCCCGCCGAAACGCGACGCGCCGGGCGGCGCGCTCACGCGCTACGTCGGCAA
The Halapricum salinum genome window above contains:
- a CDS encoding class I SAM-dependent methyltransferase, translated to MDRQAVRREWDAIAETYARQRDPSGSDAALLEDLVDALGPDPLVLDVGCGDGARTLANLPDGAIGLDVSRRGLELATETVPEARLLQGDMLAIPLRKASVDAITAYHAVFHVSRDRHSDVYQEFARVLKPGGRLLMTLPGGSFETVRRGWMGGRMFFSAPGRDRTLAQLREAGFGDLQTRVVDDPLGSDSEFVFATRE
- a CDS encoding Cdc6/Cdc18 family protein, with product MITDARVLQTEFVPSEVVHRHAEVDTIAGALEPLVDDDRPEDALLFGPTGVGKTCVARYTVSRLREQLLDLRTCYVNCWSDRTRFRVLYRLLDAIDRTVDVHRRSTPKDELLDRLREADDHPYVAVLDEADQLEDPSLLYDLSRLPHLTLVVVANRETDLFASLSERTSSRLQSSTRLSFDRYGTDELVAILQGRAEQGLEPGAISDSQLRRIADAAAGDARIAIGTLRSAARTAEREDADAITDAMLTDAIPDARETVRQRAIDQLTDHQRVCYRIVAEAGEIEPGDLYERYRERVDEPRTRRTVRDYLSKLDHYNLVRASGEKRGRTYHAVGRSE
- a CDS encoding PAS domain S-box protein, with amino-acid sequence MADDMTPRENGKYGSDWYRTLVEEVNDLATVVDPDGTITYVSPAVTRILGYDPDELVDNEGYEFVHPEDRERNADALETVLSNPSESETVEVRFRHADGSWRWIEATMRNRLDDDLIDGVLLSSRDITERKQYEAEAQELAEEYEALLNNVEDAIFLINVEESEDSVRFEFERLSPSYERQTGITTEEVQGQTPRDVFGEEQGAELEANYHRCVNAGEPISYQEELQVGEGARFWQTKLAPVVNESEITRLVGVTRNVTERVEQERQLHQQNERLKEFASVVSHDLRNPLNVAQGRATLLAEQVESDHLDPLLRALDRMEAIVEDTLTLARQGDTISETESISLTDLVGKCWGTVDTKNAKINIVDEMTFQGDPDRLRHVFENLFRNAVEHGGSDVTVRVGRHNERGIYVEDDGTGIPVKKRDEVFEPGHSSAQGGTGFGLTIVKRIVKAHGWELSVADGTDGGARFVIEMVEQKDFV
- a CDS encoding type B DNA-directed DNA polymerase, with translation MLTAEFDGQTVRHWHVDPGGGVHVEREQFHPTVYVASDRDLGSLADALTGDPKVRETAFERWRTNLHDREPQRVLGVTLDRAADVRPFAREVKHTHERGDHPPGTYRLYNVDLTPGFRYCLATGREPTPSRSLRTTRLSLPERSLVDETLEGLRLDGERLDGTDQRKRESLREHLASHDPDVLVLSAGELVPHLAGDGTANVGAADDTTGANGVDLGRGPGYECLAGANVYHSYGQAGYSPARYDIPGRVLIDRSNSFLWGESSLDGMLDLVELSGRPLQELSWASIGTVLTAIEIREALDRGVLVPWNKWEPEAFKSPSRLYDADRGGFIFAPEVGLHEDVHELDFASLYPSIIREYNVSPETVDCDCHDRADVPEVGYSVCDRSGFLPDVLDPLLDRRAELKRQIDAADDPERVAALESRSGALKWILVASFGYQGYRNAKFGRIECHEAINAYAREIALQAKQRLEAGGWRVLHGIVDSLWVTPARSDPEPLERIVADISASVGIDLERDGRYEWVAFPPKRDAPGGALTRYVGKRADGEYKLRGIEARQRSTPPFVAERQRELVQRFDETRDPSAVCDHLQGTLATLRRGDVDPEELVLTTRLSKSPAAYQQATRTEAALRRCRQLDRTRHPGQSVRYVVIDDSARQPERVRLAEEEPDSYDTEFYASLLLRAAASVLSAVGWDLDRIDRYLRETVDACLDAFGG